In the genome of Arabidopsis thaliana chromosome 4, partial sequence, the window AAGTCAGAAACTTTGCCGCCATTTTCAGTAAAAGGGTTGATTCTACATTCCCTAGAATCATCTAATAACTAGGGTTTTCATTAGGTTACGTATTGGTTAAAATTAGTTGAAAtcatgtttcttatttctcttttcgAACTAAATTTGGTAATCAGATCTCTAGAGTGTATGATTTGTCATAACATCTAATCGAAATTAGAATCCGTATATGTTTCATTCAGAGAATAAATCCTGACTTGTTAATTTGATATAGAATGTCAGATTCTGATGAAGCTAAAACGTCGGAGGAAGAATCTCAACTTGCTGAGCAAGAAACAGAGACTCAAGAAGGTGAAATGACtaaaaacttaaagaaaagAGATCTTGATGCagtagaagatgaagattcgAATAACGAAAGCTCCAGATTAGAGAaactagagaagaagataaaaaaagaaacagcgAGGAAGCTTGAAACTGACTTTGTGCTAACAGgggaagaggatgatgatgcattgcCCTTAGCCTGTTCCATTTGCCAAAACCCATTCTTGGATCCTGTTGTCACCAACTGCAACCATTACTTCTGCGACAAGTGTGCTCTAAAGGTAATCTTTTCCTTACAACAAGTTTCGTAATTTCTGAAAACACACTCAAAACAGATTttccttgttattttttttcataatgcAGCATCACACTGAGAACGATACTTGTTTTGTGTGTAACGAGCCAACTCTAGGGCTTTTCGACACAGCCGTGGAGATCAAGGAAAGAATAGAGGAAGAACGTGAGAAAGCCAGAGGTTTGTTAAAAACGCAAAACTCTCTGTTTTGACACCAAAAACCTACTCTTACAAAACTCGCTCGGTGATGTCTCTTTGTAGCCATGGTAAAGGAAGTGACAGCAATGTTAGAAAAGGCATCGACAATGGCGGATGACGCCAAGGGCGTAGCGCAAAAGGTTGTAAAAATGGTGGAGGAGATTGAAACAATGGTGGAAAAAGTGGCGGCTATGGCCACAAAGGCGGGAGAAACGGCGACAATGGCGGCAGATATGGTGAAAGAAGCTGAGGAGACGATGGAAACAGCTAAAGCTAATATGTCCAAAGCCTTTGTGGTAATGAAGTCGGTGAATTGGAACGTGTAAATCGGGTCAAAACAGAGTTTTATTGTGATCTCATGCTGACATCAGCTACAATCTTTATCTAATAAGATAGATTCTCACAAGATTCTTTTATCTATCTACTTTTTAGAGAAGATGAGATCATACTTCGGAGATAGATAGGTGTCGTAAAAATTGGGAAGCTTACTTGGcaggagaagagagatataCACACGTGCTTAAAGTCAACAGCTAATCCAAAAAGGTAGACGACAAACCAGTTAAACTAAGACACGTAATCTATCTTAAAGATTTGTCGGTTCATCGTAAATCCGTTGGTGGATTAATATATGTCGGTGTCTTCGTTGATTTTCTTAGCCTAACCAaccaaacataaataaaaatcgaagCTTTACTTTGTTTGCTTCTATTATATCCACTTCCAACAAGATTCctcaaaaggaaagaagagaaagaagataagagataTCTGGTTGGTCGGAGATGGAGATGATCGGAGGAGACGATACAGATACAGAGATGTACGGAGCTCTAGTGACGGCACAGTCCTTAAGGTTGCGTCATCTTCACCACTGCAGAGAGAACCAGTGTACCTCTGTTCTCGTCAAATACATTCAAGCTCCTGTTCATCTTGTACGCTCTTCTATTCTctcatcctctgtttttctttctctgttttctttatgtACTTTGTTGAAGTTAATTCTGTCTGATTCACCGGGAAAATGAAATTTCGCCGGATTTAGGGTTCCCgatctttctatttttgtttgcaaattctcgttttttttttagtttacttgTTGGTCTCTCTTAGTCTTAAAGCTAAGGATAgtgaatatacatatatgattcAGGTTTGGTCACTGGTGCGGAGATTTGATCAGCCGCAGAAATACAAACCATTTATAAGCAGATGCACTGTAAATGGTGATCCTGAGATCGGTTGTCTCAGAGAAGTAAATGTCAAATCTGGTCTTCCAGCAACCACCAGTACAGAGAGATTGGAACagcttgatgatgaagaacacaTCCTCGGTATCAACATCATTGGTGGTGATCATAGACTTAAGGTGACTAAATCCAAATCTCATAGTATTCAGAAACATTAGCGGTTGCTATAATGGTTATTGTTTTCTGCAGAATTACTCTTCGATCTTGACTGTGCATCCGGAGATGATTGATGGAAGGTCAGGAACTATGGTGATGGAGTCTTTTGTTGTGGATGTTCCTCAAGGCAACACCAAAGATGATACATGTTACTTCGTGGAATCACTCATAAAGTGTAACCTCAAATCCTTGGCTTGTGTCTCTGAAAGATTGGCTGCTCAAGACATTACCAATTCCATCGCAACTTTCTGTAACGCTTCCAATGGATACAGAGAGAAGAATCATACAGAAACCAACCTTTGAAGATTTGGCTAGATTAGTCCCACGAACAAACTCAGTGAAGGAAATTTAGATTCATAGAAGCACGTGTGATCATGCTTCTCTGCTGCTTTACTCAGATCAGCTCCATGGGCCATTTTCGAGCATGCAGTCAAAGTTTTgatgtaatttgttttctggTGTTTGTTGGACAGTGTCTGTATTTACGCACCATTGTTAGAAAAAACAGAGCTAGGTAGTATCTATATTATCACCAAGAGTCGTTGCAGGAACATTTTCCGTCTCTGAAATGATGAACCCTTGCCCCTTCTTGTAAAACAATCTCACGGTTTCTCAAAACCGACATGTATTTGGCTACGGTGTGGCTATCAGAACATATATTCGTGTTTTTGACCACTCTTATAGGAGCTAAGcctttcttcttgataagGCCATACGTCATTGCTAACTTCTCTGTATGTCCCATAAGcagcttctctttctctgaatCACTTATGTCTTGGTGTATACAGCTTGTGTCTGGCACATAACCTGATTTCTTCATCTCAGAGACTAATTTGTACAGCTCAAAGTATATATCTCCTTCATCAGGATGTGTTTTTCCCTCCGCATAGAAGATGTGAACCGTTTGATCTATCTGAATCCAGCTCCACAGATCCTGGACTCTCACCCTGTTATTCCTCATTAAGTTCCGTATACGTTCAACATCTTCCCATCTGTTCAAATTACTGTACAagtttatcatcatcatgtaGTTAGCTGAATTGTGTGGTTCTAGTACTTGAAGCCTCTTCCAAGCGATTTCCGCGAGTTCTAGGTCTCTATGAATCTTACAAGATGAAAGAAAAGCACCCCAAATAGTTGCATCGGGTTTTAATGACATTGTTTGAATGAAGTCCCAGGCTTCATCAAGATAACCCGATCTCCCGAGCAGATCTACCATGCAAGAGCAGTGTTCGATGGTCGGGATTATACCATAACGAGACCTCATAAGATCAAAGTATTTCCACCCTTCTTGGACAAGACCTGAGTTCTTACAGACAGACAAGACAGAGGTAAACGTTATAGCATCTGGTTCCATGCCCGCTTCAAGCATCACACTGAAAGCCGCGATCCCTTCTTCGCCTCGCCCAAACATGGCATAACCCATGAGCATACAGTTCCAAGAAGCTAGCgatttgttcttaatgccCCAGAAAATCTCAATCGCACTTTGCAGATCCCCTGATTTTCCATACATATCTACTAGTGCAGTTGCAACATATGCATCGCAGATCAAATTTTTCCTCAAACAGAAACCGTGAACCTCTTTGCCACTGTGTAGTAGACTTAAGCAACCTAATATCTTAAGCAAGGTGGACATAGTTGCTGCGTTCGGACCAACACCTTCTTCCTGCATTTTAATGAAAACTTTGAGAGCATTCCtgaagtttccatttttggaaCATCCTGAAAAAATGGCTGTCCATGAAACCACGTTAGGGGCCACACctttctccttcatcttccCTATCACATCTAATGCCTTCTCAGGTTTCCCCAAAGTCGCATACCCAGAAGCAAGACTGTTCCATGTAATAGCATCAGGTTTGATCCCTTCCTTCTCCATTCTAATCATCAAAGCTTCAGCATCCTTTAGAAGACAAGCGTACGAAAGTCCCGAGACGAGTGAATTCCAAGCAACAATGTTCTTCGCATCCATCATATCAAAAACCATCCGGGCGTAAGGCAAGTAGCCAGTTTTAATATACATGTCGATCAAGGTGGTTTCTACATACACATCGTACCAAAGCTGATTTCTTAATATGTATCCGTGGATCGCTTTCCCAAGTTTAAGATGCCCCGGTTCAGCTACAGCTTGAAGAAGACTACTAATTGAGCTCGTGCTTGGCTTCAGACCAGCAATTTGCATTCTCTTCAATACAGCAATGGCATCTTTGGATAAGCCTTTAGAAGCATAACCTGACAAAAGAGAGTTCCATGTCACTATATCTGGCTTCAGACCACATATCTCCATCTCGTCCAGGAGACCGATAGCATCATCTACATAACCAAGTTTCGTATAACTCGATAAAATCGAGTTCCACGAAGACAAATTCCGGTCTTTCATCGAGTTAAAAACTTTCCTGGATAATTCAAGCTTGCCATTCCTCGAATACATGACAATCAAAGAGTTACACATAGACACATTTGATTCAAGCCCGAGTCTCAGAACATACCCATGAATCTGTCTCCCTTCTGCAAAACCTTCCTTATTGCTACAAACTTGCAAAAGCTTAACCATTGTGCTATCATAAGCTTTAGCACCAGAAAACTGCATCTCTCTGAAAAGTTCCACAGCCTTTTCCCAATTCCCACTCCGCAAGTTTACCATTACGATCTCGTTCCATGCAAGATCATCTCTTTTAGGCATTTCATCGAATAACTTGTTAGCAAAACCCAAACTCACACATCTTCCATAAAAACCCATCGACGCAGAAACCACTCGTGTGTCTGAATTATCAAGCCCTCTCTTGATCAAACCACCATGGATAGTTAAACCCAGAAACCGATACATTAGAACAGCACAAATTCTCAAAACCATAGCGAGAACTACTTCATCAAAATTTACTCCTTTGTTCTGTAGCTGAACAAATTCCTCTAAGACCCTATACTTTTCTACTCCGAAATTCTCAGCCTTTTCCAAAAAATCCCTCCATGAAACTTGATTCCGAGGGAACCCCATGAAGAACACAGTACTAGCATATCCAAATTCTTGAAATTCAAGGTAACGAGTGATCAAGCTCTTAGCGATGAACTCCAATTCGAATCGATCGAATAACTTCATCATCCGAGCATGAGTAGCTTTAACAGAAACCAGATTTTTGCATCCATTTAGCTTCTTCAACGGATAAAAATCCCAACTTGGAGACGACGGTTCCAGAGATATTGAGAATGGTATAGATTCAAACGACTCATGTTTGATTTccagagaagaacaagaaaatgaatggtTACCTAGATATCTTCGCTGcgagtgatgaagaaacaagGAGCTGTAACAATGGCGGTAAGTTGAAGAGAAGTTCTCCATTTTATTCACTTCACAGTTTCCGGATAAGAGGACACTATCCGTTTTATTGGTATTTTCACTACGATCTCAGAAACGCAGCGTTTTATAtgtttgaagaagattcaCTAGCAGAAGATAGCAAATTACTCATCTAAACACTACAAAAAGTTGAGAAAGATTCAACATCATTCTCAAGTGTTCTTACAACAAAAGCAGCAACTTACATAAGCTTGAGCTATTAGTGTTCATCTTCAAGAATGATACAAGACAAGTAAACATTTTTTCATGAAACTAATCTGTGATAGTTTACCATTTTTCCCTTGGAGTACCATCAGGGAACACAGGAGTAAgtactttctcttctttctttctaggACTACTTGATTTTCTACTTGAAGGACTTAATCCAATCTTCAcgctatcttcttcttcgtcttcatcatcatcatcaaagttAGGAGGCACATCTTCCTCTCCTTCGTCATCTGTCCAAtcgccatcatcatcattgccACCATCTTCACCTTCCAAGTAACCATCAACATCAGACCATTCTTCAgcatcactttcttcttcttcctcctcaccATCTGCATCGCTTCCATCGATCTCTacctctcttccttcttcgtCTTTCCTGGGTCCTCCTCTCCTTGGGAACCTTGGTACAGAAACAAGTGCACGCATCTTCTCTTTCACAAGAGTTAAAGGATCTTTATCTATCAATTCAGAGTTCCTGTAAGCTTCTCTTAAGAACACCGAGTCTCTTTCACCTTTCAAAGACACGTAGAAGAGATCAGGGTGCCTAATAAGCATTCCCCTCAGTTGTTGTGAGAATCTGAATTCCTCACGGAAATGAGTCAAGTGATCCACCAGCGTTCTTTTCTCAGTCGTTAAGCTCAAAAGCTCATGAATAACCCCACAAGCATGCTTTTCTTTCTCGAGTGTTCCCGACCTCAAGTGGGAGAAATCCTTGTAAGGAGATATATACTGCATGTCACGGAACTGAGATATCTTCCTCGTCTCACTCTTTGAAAGATTGAGACCCCTTGGAAGCTTAACCCTGTTGAACTTAGGTGGTCTATCAATAATCAAATTCCTTTCTTCTGACTCTCTAGTCCTATTATCATCCTCAGATAACTCAGCAGCTGACACTGCAAGCTCAGGATCCCAGTGAGTCAACTCTAAAGCCGGACCTCTAGGCGTAGGAACCACACGGAAATATTGCGGGTAACGCTGACAAATCGTGTCGCGGAACTCTAACGGAAGCCCTAAATCAGTCTTCAAATGGGAAATCTTCTCCAACAATATCCGCTTATCAATAGACATCATCACCAGTTTCCTCAGCTTAACAACCAGTACATCTTCAAGCTCATTCCTAATCCTCATTTCGTCAAGGTACAACCTTTCAGCCT includes:
- a CDS encoding RING/U-box superfamily protein — translated: MLLSPAMFSDHHCFTLTARMSDSDEAKTSEEESQLAEQETETQEGEMTKNLKKRDLDAVEDEDSNNESSRLEKLEKKIKKETARKLETDFVLTGEEDDDALPLACSICQNPFLDPVVTNCNHYFCDKCALKHHTENDTCFVCNEPTLGLFDTAVEIKERIEEEREKARAMVKEVTAMLEKASTMADDAKGVAQKVVKMVEEIETMVEKVAAMATKAGETATMAADMVKEAEETMETAKANMSKAFVVMKSVNWNV
- a CDS encoding RING/U-box superfamily protein translates to MLLSPAMFSDHHCFTLTARMSDSDEAKTSEEESQLAEQETETQEGEMTKNLKKRDLDAVEDEDSNNESSRLEKLEKKIKKETARKLETDFVLTGEEDDDALPLACSICQNPFLDPVVTNCNHYFCDKCALKHHTENDTCFVCNEPTLGLFDTAVEIKERIEEEREKARAMVKEVTAMLEKASTMADDAKGVAQKVVKMVEEIETMVEKVAAMATKAGETATMAADMVKEAEETMETAKANMSKAFVRR
- a CDS encoding RING/U-box superfamily protein (RING/U-box superfamily protein; FUNCTIONS IN: zinc ion binding; CONTAINS InterPro DOMAIN/s: Zinc finger, RING-type, conserved site (InterPro:IPR017907), Zinc finger, RING-type (InterPro:IPR001841); BEST Arabidopsis thaliana protein match is: Zinc finger (CCCH-type/C3HC4-type RING finger) family protein (TAIR:AT5G06420.2); Has 1605 Blast hits to 1547 proteins in 476 species: Archae - 6; Bacteria - 22; Metazoa - 955; Fungi - 207; Plants - 131; Viruses - 8; Other Eukaryotes - 276 (source: NCBI BLink).), which encodes MSDSDEAKTSEEESQLAEQETETQEGEMTKNLKKRDLDAVEDEDSNNESSRLEKLEKKIKKETARKLETDFVLTGEEDDDALPLACSICQNPFLDPVVTNCNHYFCDKCALKHHTENDTCFVCNEPTLGLFDTAVEIKERIEEEREKARAMVKEVTAMLEKASTMADDAKGVAQKVVKMVEEIETMVEKVAAMATKAGETATMAADMVKEAEETMETAKANMSKAFVVMKSVNWNV
- the PYL7 gene encoding PYR1-like 7 (PYR1-like 7 (PYL7); CONTAINS InterPro DOMAIN/s: Polyketide cyclase/dehydrase (InterPro:IPR019587); BEST Arabidopsis thaliana protein match is: regulatory component of ABA receptor 1 (TAIR:AT1G01360.1); Has 397 Blast hits to 397 proteins in 30 species: Archae - 0; Bacteria - 5; Metazoa - 2; Fungi - 0; Plants - 390; Viruses - 0; Other Eukaryotes - 0 (source: NCBI BLink).) gives rise to the protein MEMIGGDDTDTEMYGALVTAQSLRLRHLHHCRENQCTSVLVKYIQAPVHLVWSLVRRFDQPQKYKPFISRCTVNGDPEIGCLREVNVKSGLPATTSTERLEQLDDEEHILGINIIGGDHRLKNYSSILTVHPEMIDGRSGTMVMESFVVDVPQGNTKDDTCYFVESLIKCNLKSLACVSERLAAQDITNSIATFCNASNGYREKNHTETNL
- a CDS encoding pentatricopeptide (PPR) repeat-containing protein (pentatricopeptide (PPR) repeat-containing protein; CONTAINS InterPro DOMAIN/s: Pentatricopeptide repeat (InterPro:IPR002885); BEST Arabidopsis thaliana protein match is: Pentatricopeptide repeat (PPR) superfamily protein (TAIR:AT1G20230.1); Has 44944 Blast hits to 14972 proteins in 296 species: Archae - 1; Bacteria - 32; Metazoa - 191; Fungi - 174; Plants - 43677; Viruses - 0; Other Eukaryotes - 869 (source: NCBI BLink).) produces the protein MYRFLGLTIHGGLIKRGLDNSDTRVVSASMGFYGRCVSLGFANKLFDEMPKRDDLAWNEIVMVNLRSGNWEKAVELFREMQFSGAKAYDSTMVKLLQVCSNKEGFAEGRQIHGYVLRLGLESNVSMCNSLIVMYSRNGKLELSRKVFNSMKDRNLSSWNSILSSYTKLGYVDDAIGLLDEMEICGLKPDIVTWNSLLSGYASKGLSKDAIAVLKRMQIAGLKPSTSSISSLLQAVAEPGHLKLGKAIHGYILRNQLWYDVYVETTLIDMYIKTGYLPYARMVFDMMDAKNIVAWNSLVSGLSYACLLKDAEALMIRMEKEGIKPDAITWNSLASGYATLGKPEKALDVIGKMKEKGVAPNVVSWTAIFSGCSKNGNFRNALKVFIKMQEEGVGPNAATMSTLLKILGCLSLLHSGKEVHGFCLRKNLICDAYVATALVDMYGKSGDLQSAIEIFWGIKNKSLASWNCMLMGYAMFGRGEEGIAAFSVMLEAGMEPDAITFTSVLSVCKNSGLVQEGWKYFDLMRSRYGIIPTIEHCSCMVDLLGRSGYLDEAWDFIQTMSLKPDATIWGAFLSSCKIHRDLELAEIAWKRLQVLEPHNSANYMMMINLYSNLNRWEDVERIRNLMRNNRVRVQDLWSWIQIDQTVHIFYAEGKTHPDEGDIYFELYKLVSEMKKSGYVPDTSCIHQDISDSEKEKLLMGHTEKLAMTYGLIKKKGLAPIRVVKNTNICSDSHTVAKYMSVLRNREIVLQEGARVHHFRDGKCSCNDSW
- the WTF1 gene encoding Ubiquitin carboxyl-terminal hydrolase family protein (what's this factor? (WTF1); CONTAINS InterPro DOMAIN/s: RNA recognition domain, plant (InterPro:IPR021099); BEST Arabidopsis thaliana protein match is: Ubiquitin carboxyl-terminal hydrolase family protein (TAIR:AT5G62990.1); Has 30201 Blast hits to 17322 proteins in 780 species: Archae - 12; Bacteria - 1396; Metazoa - 17338; Fungi - 3422; Plants - 5037; Viruses - 0; Other Eukaryotes - 2996 (source: NCBI BLink).), coding for MEPKLLLSAHKPLFVSCNSPFNEKTKLSVKSGLPMSTIRAARSQFMGEGLILGNKYGFWSTSRKTRVVVEPVRAAVKRRKELTFDSVVQRDKKLKLVLNIRKILVSQPDRMMSLRGLGKYRRDLGLKKRRRFIALLRKYPGVFEIVEEGAYSLRFKMTSEAERLYLDEMRIRNELEDVLVVKLRKLVMMSIDKRILLEKISHLKTDLGLPLEFRDTICQRYPQYFRVVPTPRGPALELTHWDPELAVSAAELSEDDNRTRESEERNLIIDRPPKFNRVKLPRGLNLSKSETRKISQFRDMQYISPYKDFSHLRSGTLEKEKHACGVIHELLSLTTEKRTLVDHLTHFREEFRFSQQLRGMLIRHPDLFYVSLKGERDSVFLREAYRNSELIDKDPLTLVKEKMRALVSVPRFPRRGGPRKDEEGREVEIDGSDADGEEEEEESDAEEWSDVDGYLEGEDGGNDDDGDWTDDEGEEDVPPNFDDDDEDEEEDSVKIGLSPSSRKSSSPRKKEEKVLTPVFPDGTPREKW